CGCTACATCGCCTCCTCCCTGCCAGGGCATGGGTGCTGCGGAGCAATCACCCGCACGACCTGTCCCGGAGCGAGATCGTACCGGGTGATGTGCTCCTGATTGAGGAGGGAGAACAAATCCCTGGGGACGCCAGGCTTATTGAAGCCACCGACATGCGAGTCGACCTGTCCTCTCTCACGGGCGAATCCCAACCCAAACGGCGAACAGCGGAGCCCGTGGCTGATGGACATCTCCTGGATATTCCCAATCTCGTCTTCGCCGGCACCCCCGTGCTCTCCGGCAGAGGCCGCGCGGTGGTCTTCGCCACCGGCATGCAGACGGAATTCGGCAAGATCGCCAGGCTCTCCACGGGAATGGAGACCGGCCTCAGCCCTCTGCAGAAAGAAATCGTGAAGGTCACCCACGTGGTCGCGTTGCTGTCGCTCACGATGGGTGGAACCTTTTTTGCCATCGGCATCTCCATGGGCTTGGGTTTCTGGGTCAGCGCCATCTTCGGGATCGGCATCATCGTGGCCAACGTGCCGGAAGGACTGCTCCCGACCGTGACGCTGGCCTTGGCGCTGGGCAGCCAGCGCATGGCCAAACGCCACGCGCTCATTAAGCAGCTGACCTCCGTGGAAACCTTGGGCTGCACGACCGTGATCTGTACGGACAAAACGGGAACGCTGACCGAGAACCGGATGCGCGTGGCTCGTTTCTACATGGACCATCTCGACATCGAGGTGCAGGAAAGCTGTTTATTGATCGCCGGGCACGTGACCAGCGCCTCCGAAGCCGAGGAGTACGCACCGCTCTTCGATGCCATCATCCATTGCCACAACGCCAAGCGTGTGCGGAAAACCGGGGGGCGTCCCATCGTGACAGGGGATCCGACCGAAGTGGCCCTTGTCGAGTTCGCGCTGGATCACGGGCTGCTCCACCATGACCCATTGCCCAGGATGGGCGAGCTCCCGTTCGACGCGGATCGCAAGCGCATGACCACGCTCCATTGGCGTGAGGGCCAGCTCGTGGCGTTCGTGAAGGGAGCCCCGGAATCGTTGATGCCCCTCTGTAATCAAATACGCCATCAGGGTGTTTGCTCACCAATGAGTCAGGAAGACCGTCAGCGGATCATGGCGCAAAGCCGTAGCTTTGCGCAGCAAGCCTATCGAGTCCTGGCCGTGGCCATGCGTGACATTGAGCAAGGCATCGAGAAGCTGGACATCGAACAGGTGGAACAGAACCTGACCTTCCTCGGCCTTGTCGCCATGATGGACCCTCCTCGCCATGAAGTACCGGAAGCCATTGCTCGCTGCCGCCAAGCCGGCGTCCGCGCCATCATGATCACCGGCGACCATCCCCTCACAGCTCTCGCCATCGCCCGCCAAATCGGACTGGCCCCGAAAGAGGTCGCCACCGAGCCGGGCAAATACTGTCCCGTCATCGAAGGGAACCAGGTCGAAACGATGAGCGACGACGCACTGCGTCAGCTCCTCAAGCCCAGCAATCCGGGCGAGCCCGAGCCGATTTTTTCGCGCATGGCTCCTCGGCACAAGATGCGGATTGTCTCCACATTGAAAGCAATGGGCGATGTGGTCGCAGTCACCGGTGACGGTGTCAACGACGCCCCGGCCATCAAAAAAGCCGATATCGGTATTGCGATGGGCCTCGCCGGAAGCGACGTGGCGAAAGAAACGGCGGACATGATCCTGCTTGACGACAACTTTGCCACCATCGTCAATGCCATTGAAGAAGGTCGTGCCGTCTATGCCAACATCCGAAAGTTTTCCACGTACGTGCTGGCGAGCAACGTGCCCGAAGTGGTCCCGTATCTGGCGTTCGGCTTATTCGGGATTCCACTCGCCCTCACGGTCCCGCAAATCCTCGCCGTGGATCTGGGGACTGACATGGTTCCGGCCTTGGCGCTGGGTGCCGAAAAGCCAGACGCCGACATGATGGCACAGCCGCCGCGCCCTCGTACGGAACGGTTGATGAACCTTCCGCTCCTCCTGCACGCCTATGTCTTTTTAGGTCTGATCGAATCCGGAATCGCGATGGGTTCATTCTTTTTATTGCTCCTGACACAGGGGTGGACCTGGGGCACACCGCTCGATTGGTCCGATCCGCTCTACAAACAGGCAACCGCCGCCACCTTCTCCGCCATCGTTGTCGCCCAGATGGCAAATGTATTCGCTTGCCGCTCAGACCGCGTGTCGCTCGCTCGACTCGGCTGGTTTACCAATCCGTTGCTCCTCTGGGGAATCGCCATCGAACTCGTCGTCCTGGTATTCATTGTCTATAGCCCCTGGGGCAACGCGATCTTCGGAACCGGCCCTTTGCCTCTCTGGCTCTTTGGACCACTCGTGCTCGGTGCCCTCGCACTCTTGCTGGCGGAGGAGGGACGAAAGATAATCGTGAACCGACGTCATCGCAGTGCAAATACCGGAACGACTCAGATCGTGAGCCCATCATGACCACTGATTCACAAAAACCCACTCGCCATCTCCCTGTGGATGAAATCATTCCCCACCCTGAGGCCTCGATACCAGAGCGGCGACATTCCAACCCGTCAGCGGTACAGGAATCGGTAACTGCTATTGTTCCATTTCCTGTTCGACCGAGTCGATTCCGTCTACCGTGGCTGATCGGCATCATGTTTATCGTGTTCATGGGGGGAGGAGGAATATGGTACTGGTGGGCCTCCGGCACCCCTCCTATTCACTACAAGACAGTTCTGGTCGATCGAGGGCCAATCACAGCAATCGTGACCGCGACCGGCACAATCAATCCGGTCCTCTCTGTTCAGGTGGGCAGCCAAATTTCCGGTAAAGTTGCGCAACTGTTCGCTGACTTCAACTCCAAGGTTGTGAAGGGACAGGTCCTGGCGCAGATCGATCAAAAGCCCTTCAAGGCCCGCTTGAGCCAAGCACGTGCCGCCGTGAAAAGCGCTAAGGGGAACCTCAGCAAGTCCAAAGTCCTAACCACACAACGTAAGCAAGAGTTCGATCGCATGGCTGCGCTGCGACCACAGACCTTCGTCTCATAGGCCGATGCAGACCTCGCTGAGACGAACTATCGAGACGCGGCAGCCAACGTGGAGGTTCTGCAAATGCACCTGGATCTGGCCCAGGCAGCACTGGCATCAGCAGAATTGGATTTGGGCTACACTACGATCTACTCACCAGTGAACGGCATCGTAGTTTCCCGAAATGGCGATGTCGGCCAAACCTTGGCCGCGGCTTTCCAGACACCGATTCTCTTTCTGAACATTCTCATGGTTTCCGTCACGGAACGGACGCGAGAGATCAGCTTGCGGATGGCGGTGGGCGCAACGCGCACACACATCCTGCTGCAATTCCTCATGGAAGCCCTCATCATGACCGCCATTGGATGGACACTTGGTGTTGGGATAGGAATCTGGATCCCCCGGCTGCTCACGACCATGATCGGGTGGCCGACCATCATCAACATCCAAGCTGTGCTCACCGCGTTTCTCTTCTCGCTCGTCGTCGGATTGGGTTTTGGCCTCTATCCGGCGAATAACGCATCCAAGCTAAACCCAATTGAAACGCTGCGCTATGAATAATCGGGAGACAACTTTCTGGAGTATACCGCCGGGTGAACTCCTCACTCTCCTTCGATCAAGACCTGAGGGCCTTCGTACCGACGAGACCCACGAGCGTCAAGCCCAATACGCCTCTGCCCGGCTCAAGCCACACCGAAACAGGCGCGCCCTGTTCGCTTTGCTCTCGCAATTTCGTAGTCCGATTATCGTGATCCTACTGTGTGCGGCAATTGTGTCTTTGTTCCTCGCGGATCGAACCGATGCGCTCATCATCCTGGCCATCATTCTCATCAGCGCGTTGCTGGGGTTTTGGCAGGAGCACGGTGCTGCAAAGGCGGTCGCCACATTGCTCTCACTCGTCCGGGTGAAGACCGCGGTCTGGCGAGATGGGCAACTCATCGAAGTGCCGAGTGAAGAGATTGTCCCGGGCGATGTCATTAATCTCTCAGCCGGGTCCAGTATTCCCGGCGACGGGCTCGTGATTGAATCAAAAGACCTGTTCGTCGATGAAGCCTTATTGACCGGCGAAACCTATCCTGCCGAGAAGTCTGTCTCGATCGTTTCTACCGCAGCCGTATTGAGCCAACGAACAAACACGATTTTCATGGGCACGCACGTGGTCAGCGGACATGCCAAGGCTGTGATCGTGCACGTCGGGAAGGAAACAGAGTTTGGCCGCATCGCTTCTCACGTGATGCTTCGCCCTGCGGAGACAGAATTTGAACGTGGTATCAGGCGGTTCGGATATTTATTGCTTGAAGTGACGCTTCTCCTCGTATTCGCCATCTTCGCCATCAACGTCTATCTCCATCGGCCGGTACTCGATTCGTTTCTATTTTCCATGGCTCTCGCCGTCGGTCTCACCCCCCAACTCCTTCCGGCCATCATCAGCGTGAATCTGGCTCATGGCGCCAAACGCATGGCCCAACAGAAAGTGATCGTCAAACGCCTCGCGTCCATCGAAAATTTCGGAAGTATGAACGTCCTCTGCTCGGACAAGACCGGCACGCTCACCGAGGGCACCATGCGCTTTCATGCAGCCCTGAGCCTCGACGGCGCTGCCAGTGAGCGTGTGCTGTTTTATGGAGCCCTCAATGCCACATACGAAACCGGCTTCATCAACCCTCTTGATGAAGCGATCCGGACGCAGTGCGTCCGCGACCTGTCCGAATACCGAAAGCTGGACGAAGTTCCCTATGACTTTCTCCGAAAGCGCCTTTCGATTCTTGTGGCCACCCCCACCACACACCTGCTGATTACCAAAGGGGCCGTGGAGCCCATGCTGACCATATGCACTCGCACGGAACTGCCGGATGGATCGACGGTCCCCATGGAGTTTTGCCTCGCGAAAATCCGTCAGCAATTTCAGGATATGAACCGCCAAGGTCTCCGTACATTAGGGTTGGCGATTCGTGATATGGGCGAGACCCCTCACATTGGCAAGGAGCAGGAAGTCGAGATGACGTTTCTTGGGCTCTTGGTCTTTGTCGATCCGGTGAAACCCGACATGGCTCAGACCATCGCGGCCTTACGGCAACTGGGCGTATCGCTCAAGATTATCACCGGCGATCACCATCTCGTGGCCACCCATGTCAGCGAACAGGTGGGCATGGACCACCAGCGCCTCTTGACCGGGTCGGAGCTTCGCCTGATGACCGATGAAGCGCTGAGTCAGCGGGTGAAGGACATTGATGTGTTTGCGGAAGTGGAACCGAATCAGAAGGATCGCATCATTCTGGCCTTGAAGCAATCCGGCAACGTGGTCGGCTATATCGGCGACGGGATCAACGATGCCCCCGCGCTCCATTCGGCAGACGTGGGCATCTCCGTGGAAAGCGCCGTGGATGTGGCAAAAGACGCGGCAGACATTGTGCTCCTCGACAAGAATCTTTCGGTTCTGATCCAGGGCGTCCGTGAAGGGCGCACAACGTTTTCGAACACGTTGAAATACGTCTTCATGGCGACCAGCGCCAATTTCGGCAATATGTTCAGCATGGCCGGCGCCTCGCTGTTTCTGTCGTTTCTCCCGTTGCTGCCGAAGCAAATTCTTCTCGCGAACCTGCTCACCGATATTCCGGAGATGACGATCGCGACCGATACGGTTGACCCTGAACTGATCGCCGAACCACAGCGCTGGGATATCGTCTTCATCCGCAGGTTCATGTTGACATTCGGACTCGTCAGTTCGGTGTTTGACTACCTGACCTTCGGCGCACTGTTATGGATTCTTGACGCCTCACCGGAGGAGTTCCGGACAGGATGGTTCATCGAATCCATCATCTCCGCCTCGGCTATTGTGCTGGTTATTCGCACCAGACGGGCATTCTTCTCCAGTACACCAGGACGCACCCTCACACTCGCCACCCTCGCCGTGGCTGCCGTCACATTGCTACTCCCCCTGCTCCCGATTGCTGTATCGCTCGGACTGACGCCGATGCCGCTGTCATTTCTCGTACTGTTAGGAACAATCCTGACCGGCTACGTCGTAACCGCCGAGATTATAAAGCGCCGCTTTTACGCCGCGCACGAGCTTCCAGGCAAGAGAAGAAGCGGCATAGGCAGGGTCTGATTCAGATCTATACTGTGAGCAGAACCTCCACCTCGCCGGTTCGGCGGACCACTCGTAACGCCACTTCGTTCTCATGGCGATCGAGCACAAGATCAAGGCGCGCGGCTCCGACAGTGAGATTCCGAAGCTCGACCCGTTCGAGAAACGGTGGAAGGGTGGGACAGACAAACTGCACAAGCCCTCGAGTGCCATCAATTTGTAACCCAAGACAAGCCTGCAAGGCCTGAAAACCGGCGCCGGCAGCCCAGGCTTGCGGCGAACAGGCCACCGGATAGCGCGTGGGACTTTCACCCGGACGTCGAGGGAAGCCACAAAAGAGTTCCGGCATTCGATGGATATCAAGAAAGAGACTGGCATCGAAGAGTCCGGTAAGAATCTTCGTTGCTCCTTCCCTATATCCGTAGGCCGCCATCCCCGCGGCAATCAGCGCGTTATCGTGCGGCCACACCGAGCCGTTATGGTAGGACATCGGGTTATACTGCGTCTCTGATGTCGCCAACGTTCGAATCCCCCACCCGCTGAACATCTCATCGGTCAGCAGTGTACGCGCTGTGCGCAACGCACGTTTCCGCCCGGCAATCCCACCGTAGAGACAATGACCGGCATTGGAGGACCGTACAAGACACGGTCTCCCCCGCCCATCCAAAGCCAGGGCATAGGAACCAAGTTTCTCGGACCAGAACGCCCGTTCGAAACGCTCTTGAAGTGAGGCGGCTTCCTTTAGTAAACGCTCGGCCTGATCCTGTTTCCCGAAGGCGCGAGCCAGTCCTGCCGCCGCTTGCTTGGCCCGATAGACATAGGCCTGGACTTCACACAATGCAATCGGACCTTCTGCAGCCGTTCCATCGGCGTGGAAGACTGCATCATGGGAGTCCTTCCAACCTTGATGCACAAGACCATTTGCCGATTGCCTTGCGTAGGTGGTGAACCCGACACCGCCGGGATCACCATCCCGATCAATCCACTGAAGCGCCAGCTGAATATGAGGCCACAGCTTTTCCAAGAACGGGCGATCTCCAGTCCGCTCGTAGTAGGCGCCGGCCAAGACGATAAACAATGGTGTCGCGTCCACACTTCCGTAGTACTTTCCGAATGGGATTTCTCCCAGGGTTGCCATTTCCCCTTGGCGAGTCTCGTGCAAAATCTTTCCGACCTCCGCATCCCGTTCCGGCCAAACCTCTGTCGCCTGGGTAGAAGCCAGAAACCCCAGCACGCCACGAGCAAGCAATGGGTTCATCCACAGCATCTGAAGCGCCGTAATGATCCCGTCCCTCCCGAATGGGACGCTGAACCAGGGAACTCCTGCATAGGGATAGAGCCCTTCCGGGGTCTCCGAGATCAGCATGTGAAGGTCCGCGAGAGACCGGTTCAGCCAATGATTGAACTGTTCATTCGCCGTATAGACATGGGCATTGTTGGATATGGCATCCGTGAGGGCACGATTGGCGTGATGGTACGCACGCTCGTAGGTGAGTCCTTTTCGGTTCTGGGGCCTCCCGATTTCACAGGAGATAGCAATCTCCCAGGTCAGGTCTGCATGTGGACGAAGGGACGATTCGATGATGAAGCCGTTTGATGTCACTCGTTTCGGGGTTGGAGTGCACTGAATGGAGGTTCGACGGACAATCCCATCAAGTCCCTTGTACCCAAACACGAGCCCGTTCTTTGAGCGAACCGTCTTGAGTCGCACCCCACGCCGCTCCCGTTTTCGGCCTCTCGCTTCAAAAAGATCGGCGAAGTCTGCATCCAATGCAATCGTAATTGAAAGCGGAATGCTCTGACTCCCATAATTCTGAACACGGAAACGTTCATACCACGTCCCTTGCCAGAGAAACCTGGTGCGACACAGATGGACGGTCCCACGTTGGACGACTTTCTGCCCATTGCGCATCAAATCCGGATTGGTAAGATCAACCGTGAAGAGGGCATTGTCCTCCTTCACGGTGGCGCTGAGAAGCATCGGACGCTGACCTTGCACCAACAGTTCGGACTGCGAGAGAAACCGCGTCCCTTCATGATACAGACCCTGTGGACCAGGAAGCACCTGATGCATATCACCGTATCGATCAAATACGGCAAACGTCTCTCCATGTTTCAGGACCTCGGTTCGGCCATCGGCCAGAGACGATGACGCAAGGATATAATATTGTTCGTTCCATCGGATGATATCGTTCATGAACGGTTCCCTTCATACTCGGCACTGGCTCGGCTCATCCGTGTGGCGACCAACGCCGTGACCATTAAGACAAGCCCGATCCCGAGGATGCCGGTTTCGGGACCATGCTGTTCCGTGATCCACCCAAACGCCGATATCCCACCGATGGCGGCGGTCATGGCACCTGTCCCGTAGAGTCCTAAGACCCGTCCGATCATATGGCTCGGCGCCAGTTCCTGAATGATCCCCCAGGCGATCGGTGTAAATACTCCCATCCCACACCCGATCAGTCCCATAAAAACTCCGGCAACATACGGATCAATCGTCCAGGTCAAGCCGCTCAGGGCAAGACCACTCAACACACTCGCGGCCATGATCAGTCGCATACGATCCTTGACCATCCAATCGGTCACCCATAAGAGCGCGATCGACGTCACAAGCAATCCCATACCCAGCGTGGACCATAAGTACCCGACCTCGACCGGTCCCAGCCCAAGCAGCTTTCTGGCAAAGACCGGGAACAGTGCGGTCAGCGCGCTGGTGCCGAACGTATACAAGGCAGCGGTACCGGTCAAGAGTAACAATGCTGGTTTAGTGACTACGCCATACCGAAATCCTTCGACCAGATCTTGCAGCAGAGTCGACCGTGCCTCAGGCGAGGGACTCGTTACCACTGTGGGTTGGAAACGGACCAATGCAAGACAGGCCGCTGAAATCAAGTAAGTGACGGCATTGATACAGAGCACCTCTTGCGATCCATACGCAGCGATACCGATGCCGCTGATTGCGGGGCCAAAGATGATTCCCAGGCTCGTGGTACCCTGCAAAAGCGCATTGGCAGCGGTGAACTGTGTTTTGGGGACAAATGTGGGGATTGCAGCCGTCAGAGCAGGGCCAAAGACCGCCGTAGACACCGCATGGAGAAATACCAACACATATAATACCGAGACCGTAAAGGATTCCACAGGGATGAGGCAGGGAATCAACCCGATTAACAGCGCACGGAGAATATCACTCGTGATCAGCAGGACTTTCTTCGGGAGCCGGTCGACGTACACGCCGATGATCGGTCCGAGGATGATGGGAGGGATCGTCTGTAACAGCCCAATGATGGACGTCTTGAGCGGTGACCCAGTGACTGCATAGACAAACCACAAGAGCGCCAGGCGACAGACTCCGTCACCGATCTGTGAAATGAGCTGCCCCCACCACACCAACCCGAAGTCCCAAGTCAGAAGGAGGGGTCGAGTGCCGACTGAGAGCTGACGGGCATGCTCCATTCCAGACGGAGCATCTGCCACGGGGCTTGAGGAACCCTGCATC
The Candidatus Nitrospira nitrosa DNA segment above includes these coding regions:
- a CDS encoding cation-translocating P-type ATPase, whose protein sequence is MPELTYQDIHSLSIEEVLKRLATSTGGLSSDEAHRRLAQYGPNALVEPGHYSLIRGFLHQFTHFLAILLWIAAALSFTAEFMKPGEGMATLGWAILGVIVINAIFAFFQEYKAERAVHALHRLLPARAWVLRSNHPHDLSRSEIVPGDVLLIEEGEQIPGDARLIEATDMRVDLSSLTGESQPKRRTAEPVADGHLLDIPNLVFAGTPVLSGRGRAVVFATGMQTEFGKIARLSTGMETGLSPLQKEIVKVTHVVALLSLTMGGTFFAIGISMGLGFWVSAIFGIGIIVANVPEGLLPTVTLALALGSQRMAKRHALIKQLTSVETLGCTTVICTDKTGTLTENRMRVARFYMDHLDIEVQESCLLIAGHVTSASEAEEYAPLFDAIIHCHNAKRVRKTGGRPIVTGDPTEVALVEFALDHGLLHHDPLPRMGELPFDADRKRMTTLHWREGQLVAFVKGAPESLMPLCNQIRHQGVCSPMSQEDRQRIMAQSRSFAQQAYRVLAVAMRDIEQGIEKLDIEQVEQNLTFLGLVAMMDPPRHEVPEAIARCRQAGVRAIMITGDHPLTALAIARQIGLAPKEVATEPGKYCPVIEGNQVETMSDDALRQLLKPSNPGEPEPIFSRMAPRHKMRIVSTLKAMGDVVAVTGDGVNDAPAIKKADIGIAMGLAGSDVAKETADMILLDDNFATIVNAIEEGRAVYANIRKFSTYVLASNVPEVVPYLAFGLFGIPLALTVPQILAVDLGTDMVPALALGAEKPDADMMAQPPRPRTERLMNLPLLLHAYVFLGLIESGIAMGSFFLLLLTQGWTWGTPLDWSDPLYKQATAATFSAIVVAQMANVFACRSDRVSLARLGWFTNPLLLWGIAIELVVLVFIVYSPWGNAIFGTGPLPLWLFGPLVLGALALLLAEEGRKIIVNRRHRSANTGTTQIVSPS
- a CDS encoding efflux RND transporter periplasmic adaptor subunit yields the protein MTTDSQKPTRHLPVDEIIPHPEASIPERRHSNPSAVQESVTAIVPFPVRPSRFRLPWLIGIMFIVFMGGGGIWYWWASGTPPIHYKTVLVDRGPITAIVTATGTINPVLSVQVGSQISGKVAQLFADFNSKVVKGQVLAQIDQKPFKARLSQARAAVKSAKGNLSKSKVLTTQRKQEFDRMAALRPQTFVS
- a CDS encoding ABC transporter permease — its product is MHLDLAQAALASAELDLGYTTIYSPVNGIVVSRNGDVGQTLAAAFQTPILFLNILMVSVTERTREISLRMAVGATRTHILLQFLMEALIMTAIGWTLGVGIGIWIPRLLTTMIGWPTIINIQAVLTAFLFSLVVGLGFGLYPANNASKLNPIETLRYE
- the mgtA gene encoding magnesium-translocating P-type ATPase, with translation MNNRETTFWSIPPGELLTLLRSRPEGLRTDETHERQAQYASARLKPHRNRRALFALLSQFRSPIIVILLCAAIVSLFLADRTDALIILAIILISALLGFWQEHGAAKAVATLLSLVRVKTAVWRDGQLIEVPSEEIVPGDVINLSAGSSIPGDGLVIESKDLFVDEALLTGETYPAEKSVSIVSTAAVLSQRTNTIFMGTHVVSGHAKAVIVHVGKETEFGRIASHVMLRPAETEFERGIRRFGYLLLEVTLLLVFAIFAINVYLHRPVLDSFLFSMALAVGLTPQLLPAIISVNLAHGAKRMAQQKVIVKRLASIENFGSMNVLCSDKTGTLTEGTMRFHAALSLDGAASERVLFYGALNATYETGFINPLDEAIRTQCVRDLSEYRKLDEVPYDFLRKRLSILVATPTTHLLITKGAVEPMLTICTRTELPDGSTVPMEFCLAKIRQQFQDMNRQGLRTLGLAIRDMGETPHIGKEQEVEMTFLGLLVFVDPVKPDMAQTIAALRQLGVSLKIITGDHHLVATHVSEQVGMDHQRLLTGSELRLMTDEALSQRVKDIDVFAEVEPNQKDRIILALKQSGNVVGYIGDGINDAPALHSADVGISVESAVDVAKDAADIVLLDKNLSVLIQGVREGRTTFSNTLKYVFMATSANFGNMFSMAGASLFLSFLPLLPKQILLANLLTDIPEMTIATDTVDPELIAEPQRWDIVFIRRFMLTFGLVSSVFDYLTFGALLWILDASPEEFRTGWFIESIISASAIVLVIRTRRAFFSSTPGRTLTLATLAVAAVTLLLPLLPIAVSLGLTPMPLSFLVLLGTILTGYVVTAEIIKRRFYAAHELPGKRRSGIGRV
- a CDS encoding amylo-alpha-1,6-glucosidase, which codes for MNDIIRWNEQYYILASSSLADGRTEVLKHGETFAVFDRYGDMHQVLPGPQGLYHEGTRFLSQSELLVQGQRPMLLSATVKEDNALFTVDLTNPDLMRNGQKVVQRGTVHLCRTRFLWQGTWYERFRVQNYGSQSIPLSITIALDADFADLFEARGRKRERRGVRLKTVRSKNGLVFGYKGLDGIVRRTSIQCTPTPKRVTSNGFIIESSLRPHADLTWEIAISCEIGRPQNRKGLTYERAYHHANRALTDAISNNAHVYTANEQFNHWLNRSLADLHMLISETPEGLYPYAGVPWFSVPFGRDGIITALQMLWMNPLLARGVLGFLASTQATEVWPERDAEVGKILHETRQGEMATLGEIPFGKYYGSVDATPLFIVLAGAYYERTGDRPFLEKLWPHIQLALQWIDRDGDPGGVGFTTYARQSANGLVHQGWKDSHDAVFHADGTAAEGPIALCEVQAYVYRAKQAAAGLARAFGKQDQAERLLKEAASLQERFERAFWSEKLGSYALALDGRGRPCLVRSSNAGHCLYGGIAGRKRALRTARTLLTDEMFSGWGIRTLATSETQYNPMSYHNGSVWPHDNALIAAGMAAYGYREGATKILTGLFDASLFLDIHRMPELFCGFPRRPGESPTRYPVACSPQAWAAGAGFQALQACLGLQIDGTRGLVQFVCPTLPPFLERVELRNLTVGAARLDLVLDRHENEVALRVVRRTGEVEVLLTV
- a CDS encoding MFS transporter, with the translated sequence MQGSSSPVADAPSGMEHARQLSVGTRPLLLTWDFGLVWWGQLISQIGDGVCRLALLWFVYAVTGSPLKTSIIGLLQTIPPIILGPIIGVYVDRLPKKVLLITSDILRALLIGLIPCLIPVESFTVSVLYVLVFLHAVSTAVFGPALTAAIPTFVPKTQFTAANALLQGTTSLGIIFGPAISGIGIAAYGSQEVLCINAVTYLISAACLALVRFQPTVVTSPSPEARSTLLQDLVEGFRYGVVTKPALLLLTGTAALYTFGTSALTALFPVFARKLLGLGPVEVGYLWSTLGMGLLVTSIALLWVTDWMVKDRMRLIMAASVLSGLALSGLTWTIDPYVAGVFMGLIGCGMGVFTPIAWGIIQELAPSHMIGRVLGLYGTGAMTAAIGGISAFGWITEQHGPETGILGIGLVLMVTALVATRMSRASAEYEGNRS